From a single Nostoc sp. MS1 genomic region:
- a CDS encoding serine/threonine protein kinase — translation MAYRSSGVHCINPDCKRPYPQPWGNKFCNSCGAVLELLDRYVPLQTLGAGGFAQIYTVLDERTQTEKVLKVLIEDSPKALELFTQEAEVLVRLRHPGVPKVEPDGHFQVNLTNPKSRQLPCLVMEKINGPTLEEILNKYPQGCPEDMVLNWLTQAIKILQELHKHQIIHRDIKPSNLMLRTPSPSFITSQGGSGWEQLVLIDFGGAKQFNLGRQRQESSSTRLFSSGYSPPEQVTGGQIGPSADFYALGRTMIELLTGKYPPDLEDPQTGVLRWRNQVNIRPELADLLDEMVQEDVRSRPANAGIIQKRLAKINQPTPGQNSLQPALTQIAQQLRLLGQATDQAFSNLGQTIGKILRWILQTIFQIIKACSLTIWAMLLTGLGASAGTVIGFILAYRTNLGDRLSEFLTTQVPGLIPNPEAGFGAEIIVFAAAGLGTAWGLTASGSFAQRRRFLVASLMGVISYAFGWLLWQIITSSTSSGEGLVAATAIAVFLLALSMGFRSHHIVYAMIGSFGTAIIVAILVVLGFPANLSQASTPQIWSELPLSITFFSSIGILMSFWLGVSYYIIVPGLRFLGWR, via the coding sequence TTGGCATACCGTTCTTCTGGGGTTCACTGCATAAATCCTGACTGTAAACGTCCCTATCCCCAACCTTGGGGTAACAAATTTTGTAACAGCTGTGGCGCAGTGCTAGAGTTGTTAGATCGTTATGTGCCTCTACAAACCTTGGGTGCAGGGGGGTTTGCCCAAATTTATACAGTTTTGGATGAGAGAACCCAAACTGAAAAAGTGCTAAAGGTGTTGATAGAAGATTCTCCAAAAGCACTGGAATTATTTACCCAAGAAGCAGAAGTTTTAGTCAGGTTGCGTCATCCTGGAGTTCCCAAAGTCGAGCCTGATGGTCATTTTCAAGTTAATCTCACCAACCCCAAGTCACGCCAGTTACCTTGTTTGGTAATGGAAAAAATTAACGGGCCTACGCTGGAGGAAATTTTGAATAAATATCCTCAAGGATGCCCGGAAGATATGGTATTAAACTGGTTAACCCAAGCAATAAAAATTTTACAAGAATTACATAAGCATCAGATTATACATCGTGATATTAAACCTTCTAATTTAATGTTACGTACTCCCTCACCTAGCTTCATTACATCTCAAGGCGGGTCAGGTTGGGAACAATTAGTTTTAATTGATTTCGGCGGGGCAAAACAATTTAATCTAGGAAGACAGCGCCAAGAGTCCAGTTCTACAAGATTATTTTCTTCTGGTTACAGTCCACCAGAACAAGTTACAGGAGGACAAATAGGCCCCAGTGCCGATTTTTATGCCCTCGGTCGGACGATGATTGAATTACTCACAGGGAAGTATCCACCAGATTTGGAAGATCCCCAGACAGGGGTTTTGCGATGGCGTAATCAAGTTAATATCAGACCTGAGTTAGCAGATTTGCTAGATGAAATGGTACAAGAGGATGTGCGATCGCGTCCGGCTAATGCTGGTATTATCCAAAAACGGTTAGCGAAAATTAATCAACCCACTCCAGGACAAAACAGTTTACAGCCTGCTTTAACACAAATTGCCCAACAACTCAGGCTATTAGGTCAAGCTACAGACCAAGCTTTCAGCAACTTGGGGCAAACCATAGGTAAAATCTTGCGCTGGATTTTACAAACAATCTTCCAAATTATCAAAGCTTGTTCTTTAACAATTTGGGCAATGCTGTTAACTGGTCTGGGTGCTAGTGCTGGTACAGTAATCGGATTTATTTTGGCATATCGAACCAACTTAGGCGATCGCTTAAGTGAATTTCTCACTACTCAAGTACCAGGATTAATACCAAACCCTGAAGCCGGGTTCGGTGCAGAAATAATAGTATTTGCCGCCGCCGGCTTAGGTACAGCTTGGGGTTTGACAGCATCGGGTTCTTTTGCCCAAAGACGGCGGTTTTTAGTCGCCTCCTTAATGGGCGTAATTAGCTACGCTTTCGGTTGGTTATTGTGGCAAATCATTACATCAAGCACATCTAGCGGTGAAGGTTTGGTAGCAGCAACCGCCATAGCTGTGTTTTTACTAGCCTTAAGTATGGGTTTCCGTAGTCACCACATAGTTTATGCCATGATTGGCTCATTCGGCACAGCGATTATCGTTGCAATTCTCGTGGTTTTAGGCTTTCCCGCTAATCTTTCACAAGCTTCTACTCCTCAAATTTGGTCAGAATTACCCTTATCTATTACCTTCTTTAGCTCTATAGGTATTTTAATGAGCTTCTGGTTAGGCGTAAGCTACTACATCATTGTGCCAGGATTACGTTTTTTGGGTTGGCGCTAA
- a CDS encoding phycocyanobilin:ferredoxin oxidoreductase encodes MSLTSIPSLREQQHPLIRQLADCIEAVWHQHLDLSPYHLPAELGYVEGRLEGEKLIIENRCYQTPQFRKMHLELAKVGNMLDILHCVMFPRPEYDIPMFGCDLVGGRGQISAAIADLSPVHLDRTLPESYNSALSNLQPIDFSQPRELPEWGHIFSEFCIFVRPSSQEEETLFLGRVREFLEVHCQNAIAASPVSPEQTQQILAGQHNYCTQQQQNDKTRRVLEKAFGAEWAEYYMTTVLFDLPE; translated from the coding sequence ATGTCACTAACTTCCATTCCCTCGCTACGTGAGCAACAACATCCCCTCATTCGCCAACTAGCGGACTGTATAGAAGCAGTTTGGCATCAGCATCTGGATTTGTCGCCTTACCATTTGCCTGCTGAGTTGGGGTATGTGGAAGGGAGACTAGAGGGTGAGAAACTGATAATTGAAAACCGTTGCTATCAAACACCCCAGTTTCGGAAAATGCACTTGGAATTAGCCAAGGTGGGAAATATGCTGGACATCCTCCACTGTGTGATGTTTCCCCGTCCAGAATATGACATACCCATGTTTGGCTGTGACTTAGTTGGGGGTAGGGGTCAAATTAGTGCGGCGATCGCAGACCTTTCTCCAGTACACTTAGACCGTACCCTACCTGAGTCTTATAATTCTGCGTTGTCAAATCTCCAGCCAATAGATTTTTCCCAACCGCGAGAATTACCAGAATGGGGTCATATCTTTTCTGAGTTTTGTATTTTTGTCCGTCCCAGTTCCCAGGAAGAAGAAACCTTGTTTTTGGGAAGGGTGCGGGAATTTTTGGAAGTACATTGTCAAAATGCGATCGCCGCTAGTCCCGTTTCCCCAGAACAAACACAGCAAATTCTAGCTGGACAACACAACTACTGTACCCAACAGCAACAAAACGATAAAACCCGCAGAGTACTAGAAAAAGCTTTTGGTGCAGAATGGGCAGAATATTACATGACTACAGTGTTGTTTGACCTACCAGAATAA
- a CDS encoding fasciclin domain-containing protein: MPNIVETAVNAGKFKNLLQAAEAAQILDVLKGDEIFTLFAPTDEAFAKLPQGTLDSLLQDIPKLKKILAYHVAYGDVRSDDLVQIEEAETLEGSVVAIESKDGKVKVNDAIVLQTDILADNGVIHVIDSVLMPAMVAGR, encoded by the coding sequence ATGCCTAACATTGTGGAAACTGCTGTTAATGCAGGAAAATTCAAAAATTTGTTACAGGCGGCTGAAGCGGCACAAATTTTAGATGTTCTTAAGGGTGATGAAATTTTTACTTTATTTGCGCCTACTGATGAGGCTTTTGCAAAGTTACCACAGGGAACTTTAGATTCATTGCTGCAAGACATCCCCAAGTTAAAAAAGATTTTGGCATATCACGTAGCTTATGGTGATGTCCGATCTGATGATTTGGTGCAAATAGAAGAAGCAGAAACCCTAGAAGGTTCTGTTGTGGCGATTGAATCTAAAGATGGTAAAGTCAAGGTCAATGATGCCATAGTTTTGCAAACAGATATCCTTGCTGATAATGGCGTAATTCACGTTATTGACTCTGTTTTGATGCCAGCGATGGTGGCGGGGAGATAG
- the menD gene encoding 2-succinyl-5-enolpyruvyl-6-hydroxy-3-cyclohexene-1-carboxylic-acid synthase, giving the protein MTNDSFKNINQLWAYVFTETLKRLGLTCAVICPGSRSTPLAVAFAQQAPDIEAISILDERSAAFFALGVAKATGRPVAVVCTSGTAGANFYPAVIEAKESRVPLLLLTTDRPPELRECHSGQTIDQVKLYGNYPNWQAELALPVPEIEMLAYLRQTLIHTWHRTQAPTQGPVHLNIPFRDPLAPIPDGTDLSHLLSQFHPEEFFAAITPTQLPTPNSQLPIPSEWSQSQRGVIIAGVAQPQQPQEYCRAIAKLSLTLKWPVLAEGLSPLRNYADLNPYLISTYDLILRNQELAKQLAPDMVIQVGDMPTSKELRNWINDHQPRRWVIDPSYENLDPLHGRTAHLRMRVENVGVGGEGGVNYLPDYLRLWCDAESKVRVNVDDTFSKMEDLVECKAAWLISQALPPGTPLFISNSMPVRDVEFFWKPNNLGVRSHFNRGANGIDGTLSTALGISHRHQSSVMLTGDLALLHDTNGFLIRNKFVGHLTIILINNNGGGIFEMLPIAKFDPPFEEFFGTPQDIDFAQLCATYAVQHELITSWQLLQQKLNPLPTQGIRVLEIQTNRKLDAKWRQDNLRNFAADTLI; this is encoded by the coding sequence ATGACTAATGACTCTTTTAAAAATATCAATCAACTTTGGGCTTATGTCTTCACGGAAACACTAAAGCGTTTAGGATTGACTTGTGCGGTAATTTGTCCTGGTTCTCGTTCTACACCCTTAGCAGTCGCCTTTGCCCAACAAGCACCTGATATTGAAGCTATTTCTATACTTGATGAACGTTCAGCAGCCTTTTTTGCTTTAGGAGTAGCCAAAGCTACTGGTCGTCCTGTGGCTGTTGTTTGCACATCTGGAACTGCGGGAGCAAACTTTTATCCAGCCGTTATTGAAGCAAAAGAAAGCCGCGTACCACTATTATTATTAACTACAGATAGACCCCCAGAGTTAAGAGAATGTCACTCTGGACAAACTATAGATCAGGTAAAACTCTACGGAAATTATCCAAACTGGCAAGCAGAGTTAGCATTACCCGTACCAGAAATAGAAATGCTAGCGTATCTGCGCCAAACCTTAATTCATACTTGGCACAGAACGCAAGCACCAACACAAGGGCCAGTACACCTAAATATCCCCTTTCGTGACCCCCTAGCGCCTATTCCCGACGGCACAGACTTAAGCCATTTACTATCACAATTCCATCCAGAAGAATTTTTTGCAGCAATAACTCCAACCCAACTCCCAACTCCCAACTCCCAACTCCCCATCCCTTCAGAATGGTCACAATCTCAACGAGGAGTAATTATTGCTGGTGTCGCTCAACCACAGCAACCACAGGAATATTGTAGAGCGATCGCTAAACTTTCCCTAACTCTCAAATGGCCTGTCTTAGCCGAGGGACTTTCCCCGCTCAGAAATTATGCTGACCTCAACCCCTATTTAATTTCCACCTACGACCTGATTTTACGCAATCAAGAATTAGCGAAACAGTTAGCACCCGACATGGTAATTCAGGTAGGTGATATGCCAACCAGTAAAGAATTACGTAATTGGATAAATGATCACCAACCTAGACGATGGGTAATTGATCCCAGTTACGAAAACCTCGACCCTCTGCATGGGAGGACGGCGCATTTGAGGATGAGGGTGGAAAATGTGGGAGTAGGGGGAGAGGGGGGAGTAAATTATCTTCCTGATTATTTGCGGTTGTGGTGTGATGCTGAAAGTAAGGTTAGGGTAAATGTTGATGATACTTTCAGTAAAATGGAGGATTTGGTTGAATGTAAGGCTGCTTGGTTAATTTCTCAGGCATTACCGCCAGGAACGCCTTTATTTATTTCTAATAGTATGCCTGTGCGAGATGTGGAATTTTTCTGGAAACCGAATAATTTAGGAGTGCGATCGCATTTTAACCGAGGTGCAAACGGTATTGACGGCACATTATCCACCGCTTTAGGAATTTCCCACCGTCATCAAAGTAGTGTCATGCTCACAGGAGATTTAGCTTTATTACATGACACCAACGGTTTTTTAATTAGAAATAAGTTTGTTGGACATCTGACAATTATCTTAATTAATAACAATGGTGGGGGAATTTTTGAAATGTTACCCATCGCCAAATTCGACCCACCCTTTGAAGAATTTTTCGGCACGCCACAGGATATTGATTTCGCTCAGTTATGCGCTACCTATGCTGTCCAGCATGAGTTAATTACTTCTTGGCAACTGTTACAACAAAAATTAAACCCACTTCCAACTCAAGGTATTAGAGTCTTAGAAATACAGACAAATCGTAAACTAGACGCTAAATGGCGACAAGATAACTTGCGAAACTTTGCCGCAGATACTCTCATTTAA
- a CDS encoding glycoside hydrolase family 13 protein — translation MQIQTPDWVKHAVFYQIFPDRFARSKQPRKRLLRDARWEDWDAMPTLQGYKGGDLWGIMEQLDYIQDLGIDAIYFTPIFQSASNHRYHTHDYYQVDPMLGGNSAFKELLDAAHERNIKVVLDGVFNHSSRGFFFFHDVLENGPQSPWVNWFKIEAWPLSPYNGEFPANYVGWADNRALPVFNHDNPEVREYIMEIAEYWIKFGIDGWRLDVPFEITTPGFWQEFRDRVKAINPEAYIVGEVWGDSREWLDGTQFDGVMNYLFAGPTIAFTAGDRVVLEQVQSRDYQPYPPLFAAEYAAKIQELLQFYPWEIQLTQLNLLASHDTARLLSIAGGDKPSIELATLLLLTFPGAPSIYYGDEVGLPGAIDPDSRRGFPLEANWDREIYHTHRQLIALRRAYPALRTGDYQVLSAQGAVYVFARTLGKEELIIALNVGTASAHANVDTASLQTQPNKLLYGQAEINWDNSGQTKQLSLNLPSRSGCIIALGE, via the coding sequence ATGCAAATTCAAACACCAGACTGGGTGAAGCACGCTGTATTCTACCAAATCTTTCCAGACCGCTTTGCTAGAAGCAAACAGCCCCGAAAGCGTCTACTACGTGATGCGCGTTGGGAAGACTGGGATGCAATGCCCACACTACAAGGTTACAAAGGCGGTGATTTATGGGGCATTATGGAGCAGTTGGACTACATTCAAGATTTGGGCATAGATGCCATCTACTTTACACCCATCTTTCAATCTGCCAGCAATCACCGCTATCATACCCACGACTATTATCAAGTAGACCCAATGTTGGGGGGTAATTCAGCCTTTAAGGAATTATTAGACGCAGCCCATGAGCGGAATATAAAAGTTGTCCTTGATGGAGTATTTAATCATTCCAGCCGAGGATTTTTCTTTTTTCACGACGTTTTAGAAAATGGCCCCCAATCTCCTTGGGTAAATTGGTTCAAAATCGAAGCCTGGCCTCTCTCACCCTATAATGGTGAGTTTCCTGCAAACTATGTAGGCTGGGCTGATAACCGCGCTTTGCCTGTATTTAACCACGACAACCCAGAAGTGCGGGAATACATCATGGAAATTGCCGAATATTGGATTAAATTCGGCATTGATGGCTGGCGATTGGATGTACCATTTGAAATTACGACTCCGGGTTTTTGGCAAGAATTTCGCGATCGCGTCAAAGCCATCAACCCCGAAGCTTATATTGTGGGGGAAGTGTGGGGAGACTCCCGCGAGTGGCTAGATGGGACACAATTTGACGGCGTAATGAACTACTTATTTGCTGGGCCAACAATTGCCTTTACCGCAGGCGATCGCGTAGTCTTAGAACAAGTCCAAAGCCGTGATTATCAACCCTATCCACCCCTATTCGCCGCCGAATACGCCGCCAAAATTCAGGAATTACTACAATTTTATCCTTGGGAAATTCAGCTAACCCAACTTAACTTGTTAGCCAGCCATGACACAGCCAGACTCTTAAGCATTGCTGGCGGAGATAAACCAAGTATAGAGTTAGCCACTTTATTACTGCTGACATTTCCTGGTGCGCCGAGTATCTACTATGGCGATGAAGTTGGTTTACCAGGGGCAATAGATCCTGACTCTCGCCGTGGCTTCCCCTTAGAAGCCAACTGGGATCGAGAAATTTACCACACTCACCGCCAATTAATAGCCCTACGCCGCGCTTACCCAGCCTTACGCACAGGCGACTATCAAGTCTTGTCGGCGCAAGGTGCAGTGTATGTTTTTGCCCGTACCTTGGGTAAAGAAGAGTTAATTATTGCCTTGAATGTCGGTACAGCTTCTGCCCACGCTAACGTAGATACTGCTAGCTTGCAAACTCAACCCAACAAGCTACTATACGGACAAGCTGAAATTAACTGGGATAACTCAGGACAAACAAAACAACTTTCTTTAAATCTCCCCTCACGTAGTGGTTGCATCATTGCATTAGGGGAGTAG
- a CDS encoding tetratricopeptide repeat protein, which produces MKDTFLSRFTPSLMTPQALEDIFVQRQELAQYIVELIRESVLTSSKHYTLLIGPRGIGKTHFVSLVYHRISKMDDLQPDLLIAWLREEEWGVTSFLDLLLRIFRALLEEYRDDKKLIPELAQKVEALYQMSPEIAQKTAAAILKEVIGNRTLFLLMENLDEIFAGLGEEGQSQLRSFLQENSCCTILATSQSLFNGVKLQTSPFYGFFRIRYLMDLTAEEATELLANIAKLEGKTDLEDFIHTSRGCDRIRAVHHLAGGSPRLYVIFSEFLTRQSLEELQDPFMGMLDDLTPYYQARMQWLSPQQRKIVEILSDCRYALSVKEIAQRSFISHQTASSQLKDLREKGYVNSEAVGRESFYELREPLMRFCLEVKKQRGKPIRLFVDFLRLWYTREELQQKLGLGFDDPRKNEIGNAADSNFSQAFINDFSQDKNDRKYQQILEPLPPEAIVDRQYILKALEVMEEDDEENPLFAAYWRECEKLTGNKNYENALKYAEKLINKRGQVQDWLLKGLCLSELERHEEALESWNKAIELDINNTLAWASRGNTLNNLKCYEEALVSWNKAIELDINNTLAWTSRGYALNNLKCYEEALVSFDKAIELDPSYAWVWVSRARVLDNLKRYEDALASWDKVLELDLSYAWVWVSRARVLDNLKRYEDALASWDKVLELDPNDPVAWASRAMVLDNLNLYEEALSSWDKVIELEPNYARAWGNRAILLDNLNRYEEALVSWDKVLELDPNNHLVWGSRGNVLGSLKRYEEALASWDKAIEIDPNNPVAWAARGMALNNIKRYKEALVAYNKAIKLDTNDELAWLDRSWTLINLGRYQQALESSNKAISLGEKEYYVLANRAISLMGLQRWEEGVTAMEDALQSLQEWEEASTDDTEIICRILFTNTQDALTWKTRIKILLELFSKYQVIPALSQGLVRSIPALMLDKVSDEVVQLWLEVWQELVGGLADFQIAIGLLNVAVRYRLTKGDRRTLLELPIEQRNLLKPLLGLE; this is translated from the coding sequence GTGAAAGATACCTTCCTCTCTCGCTTCACTCCTAGCTTGATGACACCGCAAGCGTTGGAAGATATTTTTGTGCAGCGTCAGGAGTTAGCACAGTATATAGTTGAACTCATCCGTGAAAGTGTTCTGACATCATCCAAGCACTATACTTTGCTAATTGGGCCTCGTGGTATTGGTAAAACTCACTTTGTTTCTTTGGTCTACCATCGTATTAGTAAGATGGATGATTTACAGCCAGATTTATTAATAGCTTGGCTGAGAGAAGAAGAATGGGGTGTAACATCATTTTTAGATTTACTGTTGCGAATTTTTCGAGCTTTATTAGAAGAGTATAGAGACGACAAAAAGCTGATACCTGAACTTGCACAAAAGGTAGAAGCACTATATCAAATGTCGCCAGAGATAGCCCAAAAAACAGCAGCAGCTATTTTAAAAGAGGTGATAGGAAACCGCACCCTGTTTTTATTGATGGAAAATCTAGATGAAATATTTGCTGGGTTAGGAGAAGAGGGACAATCACAACTGCGTAGTTTCTTACAAGAGAATAGTTGCTGTACGATTTTGGCAACATCTCAAAGTTTGTTCAACGGTGTCAAACTTCAGACATCACCGTTTTATGGTTTCTTCCGCATCCGCTATTTAATGGACTTAACAGCAGAGGAAGCAACCGAACTATTAGCGAATATTGCCAAACTGGAAGGAAAAACCGACTTAGAAGATTTTATCCACACTTCTAGAGGATGCGATCGCATTCGCGCAGTTCATCACCTAGCAGGTGGTAGTCCCCGCCTATATGTGATTTTCTCAGAATTTCTCACCCGCCAGTCTTTAGAAGAACTGCAAGACCCCTTCATGGGGATGCTAGATGATTTGACACCATACTATCAAGCTAGGATGCAGTGGCTATCACCGCAGCAAAGAAAAATAGTAGAGATTTTATCAGACTGTCGTTATGCGCTGTCGGTAAAAGAGATAGCCCAACGCTCTTTTATTAGTCACCAGACAGCATCCAGTCAACTCAAAGATTTACGAGAGAAGGGTTATGTTAATTCTGAAGCGGTAGGGCGTGAGTCATTTTACGAACTGCGAGAACCACTCATGCGTTTTTGCTTGGAAGTGAAAAAGCAGCGAGGTAAACCGATACGCTTATTTGTAGACTTTCTGCGGTTGTGGTACACGCGAGAAGAATTACAGCAAAAACTAGGATTGGGATTTGATGATCCTAGAAAAAATGAAATAGGGAATGCGGCTGATTCAAATTTCAGTCAAGCATTCATTAATGATTTTTCACAGGATAAAAATGATAGAAAATACCAACAAATATTAGAACCACTGCCGCCTGAGGCCATAGTAGATAGACAATACATACTTAAAGCGTTGGAGGTGATGGAAGAAGATGACGAAGAAAATCCTTTGTTTGCAGCATATTGGCGAGAATGTGAAAAATTAACAGGCAATAAAAACTACGAAAATGCTTTGAAATATGCAGAAAAACTAATAAACAAGCGTGGTCAGGTACAAGATTGGCTTTTAAAAGGGCTTTGTTTAAGTGAACTTGAACGCCATGAGGAAGCTTTAGAATCCTGGAATAAAGCCATTGAACTTGACATTAATAATACATTGGCATGGGCAAGTCGAGGAAATACACTAAACAATCTCAAATGTTATGAGGAAGCTTTAGTATCCTGGAATAAAGCCATTGAACTTGACATTAATAATACATTGGCATGGACAAGCCGAGGATATGCACTAAACAATCTCAAATGTTATGAGGAAGCTTTAGTATCTTTTGATAAAGCTATTGAACTTGACCCCAGTTATGCTTGGGTATGGGTCAGTCGAGCAAGGGTACTGGACAATCTCAAACGCTATGAGGATGCTTTAGCATCCTGGGATAAAGTCCTTGAACTTGACCTCAGTTATGCTTGGGTATGGGTTAGTCGAGCAAGGGTACTGGACAATCTCAAACGCTATGAGGATGCTTTAGCATCCTGGGATAAAGTCCTTGAACTTGACCCTAATGATCCTGTGGCATGGGCAAGTCGAGCAATGGTACTGGACAATCTCAATCTTTATGAGGAAGCTTTATCATCCTGGGATAAAGTTATTGAACTTGAGCCTAATTATGCTAGGGCATGGGGAAATCGAGCAATTTTATTGGACAATCTCAATCGTTATGAAGAAGCTCTAGTATCCTGGGATAAAGTCCTTGAACTTGACCCTAATAATCATTTGGTATGGGGAAGTCGAGGAAATGTGCTTGGCAGTCTCAAACGTTATGAGGAAGCTTTAGCATCCTGGGACAAAGCTATTGAAATTGACCCTAATAATCCTGTGGCTTGGGCTGCGCGAGGAATGGCACTTAATAATATCAAACGTTATAAGGAAGCTTTAGTCGCTTATAACAAAGCTATTAAACTTGATACTAATGATGAATTGGCTTGGCTAGACCGAAGTTGGACATTAATCAACCTCGGACGCTATCAACAAGCCTTAGAATCCAGCAACAAAGCCATCTCTCTTGGAGAAAAAGAATATTATGTTTTAGCCAACCGCGCTATTTCGCTCATGGGGTTGCAACGTTGGGAAGAAGGGGTAACAGCTATGGAGGATGCCCTGCAAAGTCTTCAAGAATGGGAGGAAGCATCTACAGACGACACAGAAATCATCTGCCGCATTCTGTTTACCAATACTCAGGATGCACTGACATGGAAAACTCGGATTAAAATTCTGCTAGAACTATTTAGCAAGTATCAAGTTATTCCCGCATTATCTCAGGGTCTAGTACGCAGCATCCCCGCCTTAATGCTAGATAAAGTGAGCGATGAAGTTGTGCAATTATGGCTGGAAGTGTGGCAAGAGTTGGTGGGAGGGCTTGCAGATTTCCAAATAGCAATAGGTTTGCTAAATGTGGCTGTGCGCTATCGGTTGACAAAAGGCGATCGCCGTACTCTACTAGAACTGCCCATTGAACAACGCAATCTGTTAAAACCCTTACTTGGATTAGAATAA